Proteins encoded within one genomic window of Halocatena marina:
- a CDS encoding PadR family transcriptional regulator translates to MSEAKSVSGVSGIERDLTAFQQNILVILSEEARYGLAIKRELEQYYDSEVNHGRLYPNLDDLVEMDLVEKSELDKRTNQYALTQSGYDAVIDHLSWVFSRFVTNNGRGDEVRALVDDAQT, encoded by the coding sequence ATGTCAGAGGCAAAGTCAGTCTCCGGCGTATCGGGCATTGAACGCGACCTGACCGCATTTCAGCAGAACATTCTCGTTATCCTCTCGGAAGAGGCGCGCTATGGACTTGCGATCAAGCGCGAGCTTGAGCAGTACTACGACTCCGAGGTCAATCACGGACGGCTGTATCCGAATCTGGACGATCTCGTCGAGATGGATCTTGTTGAAAAAAGCGAGCTGGATAAGCGGACGAATCAGTACGCGCTGACCCAATCCGGATACGACGCTGTCATCGATCATTTGTCATGGGTCTTCTCACGATTCGTAACCAATAATGGTCGCGGCGACGAGGTTCGGGCCCTCGTCGACGACGCTCAGACATAG
- a CDS encoding DUF302 domain-containing protein, with product MDLKIDPTVLDGEDIGQQQATLHMEHEEAIEHVRTAFTERGFGVPAEFSPSELLNEKIDADRSPYYVLGACHPEMADRALNMTRTIGALFPCNVVIWEEESGVQRVYHVSIMRAARLLGMAPESEQWDELVGETGELVDEAFAALAE from the coding sequence ATGGACCTGAAGATCGATCCAACGGTACTGGACGGCGAAGATATCGGCCAGCAGCAGGCGACGCTCCACATGGAGCATGAGGAAGCCATCGAGCACGTCCGGACTGCCTTCACGGAGAGAGGCTTTGGTGTCCCAGCCGAATTTTCCCCATCCGAACTTCTCAACGAGAAGATCGATGCCGACCGCAGTCCGTACTACGTACTCGGTGCGTGTCATCCTGAGATGGCAGATCGTGCGCTCAACATGACCCGAACGATCGGCGCGCTGTTCCCGTGTAACGTCGTTATCTGGGAAGAAGAATCAGGCGTCCAACGCGTCTATCACGTCAGCATTATGCGCGCTGCTCGACTGCTCGGGATGGCTCCTGAAAGCGAACAGTGGGACGAACTCGTTGGAGAGACGGGCGAACTGGTTGATGAAGCGTTCGCAGCACTCGCGGAGTAA
- a CDS encoding glycosyltransferase family 1 protein, which translates to MTTTNVGVDARTLTGKRSGVGNYLANIIESGAFDGYTVYAYYDPTDGNRSDIVVPDETRFRWRPCRCPSFVDRLFGPIQPIWWVNVTLARLLERDNIDCFFGPNFVQPVAFDGPSAVVVHDMVHRTLPEVHTAAYRLYLRVFLAASLERADQVITVSENTKHDLLRYHQLSDDDVTIAYGAADDVYQPRTVPSETRDRLCRAFDIPEQFALYVGNIEPRKNLASVLDALAVLDADARPPLVIVGQDHLVDEALEKALQRCPFREHVHFTGHVPADELPLLYNMASLFVYPSLYEGFGLPPVEAMQSGTPVIVSDRASLPEVVGEAGLTVDPADTIALSEAVARLWSDAAARSEFEAKGRQRAKRFSWDRTATRISNVLNSLSKRQMCEIGDTTRREER; encoded by the coding sequence ATGACAACCACGAACGTTGGCGTCGATGCACGAACGCTCACCGGAAAGCGGTCCGGTGTCGGGAACTATCTTGCTAACATCATCGAAAGCGGTGCATTCGACGGCTACACAGTGTACGCGTACTACGATCCGACCGATGGGAACCGCTCTGATATCGTGGTTCCCGACGAGACGCGGTTTCGATGGCGGCCGTGCCGCTGTCCGTCGTTCGTTGATCGGCTGTTCGGTCCGATACAGCCGATCTGGTGGGTTAACGTGACGCTCGCTCGCTTGCTCGAACGCGATAATATTGATTGTTTTTTCGGCCCAAACTTCGTCCAACCGGTTGCATTCGATGGTCCGAGCGCTGTCGTTGTTCACGACATGGTCCACCGGACGCTCCCAGAGGTCCATACGGCGGCGTACCGGCTGTACCTCCGCGTGTTTCTCGCCGCTTCGCTTGAACGGGCAGATCAGGTCATCACGGTTTCAGAAAACACAAAACACGATCTTCTGCGGTATCATCAGCTATCAGACGATGACGTGACCATCGCATACGGTGCTGCTGATGACGTATATCAGCCTCGAACCGTACCGAGTGAAACCCGCGATCGGCTCTGTCGTGCGTTCGACATTCCGGAGCAATTCGCGCTCTATGTAGGAAATATTGAACCTCGAAAGAATCTTGCTTCGGTCCTCGATGCGCTTGCAGTACTGGATGCAGACGCGCGCCCGCCACTCGTCATCGTCGGGCAGGATCACCTCGTCGACGAAGCCCTCGAGAAAGCATTACAGCGGTGTCCGTTCCGTGAACACGTCCATTTCACGGGGCACGTTCCAGCCGACGAACTACCGCTGTTATACAACATGGCATCGCTGTTCGTCTATCCTTCACTGTACGAAGGGTTCGGTTTACCACCCGTAGAAGCGATGCAGTCGGGAACGCCCGTTATCGTCTCCGATCGAGCGTCACTCCCCGAAGTCGTCGGTGAAGCCGGTCTCACAGTCGATCCAGCCGATACGATCGCACTCTCTGAGGCAGTGGCGCGACTCTGGTCCGACGCAGCGGCTCGTTCGGAGTTTGAAGCGAAAGGCCGGCAACGAGCAAAGCGATTTTCGTGGGACAGAACCGCAACGAGGATATCAAACGTACTCAATTCGTTATCGAAGAGACAGATGTGCGAGATCGGTGATACGACACGTCGAGAGGAACGATAA
- a CDS encoding inorganic diphosphatase, with protein MTNLWEDLETGPNPPETINAVVECLKGERNKYEYDKDIPGVMLDRVLHSNVHYPSDYGFIPRSYYDDEDPFDVLVLVEDATFPGCVIESRPVALMRMDDDGEQDDKVIAVPTEDPRYDHIQDLDDIPQQTRDEIDEFFSTYKNLEEGKEVETLGWEDKQAAQDAIVHAQELYEEHFS; from the coding sequence ATGACGAACCTCTGGGAAGATCTCGAAACCGGACCGAACCCGCCTGAGACAATCAACGCCGTCGTAGAGTGCCTAAAAGGTGAGCGCAACAAGTACGAGTACGACAAAGACATCCCCGGTGTGATGCTCGATCGAGTCCTCCACAGCAACGTCCACTACCCATCGGACTACGGGTTCATCCCTCGCTCGTACTACGACGACGAGGATCCGTTCGATGTGCTCGTGCTCGTCGAAGACGCGACATTCCCAGGCTGTGTGATCGAATCGCGCCCGGTCGCACTCATGAGGATGGATGACGACGGCGAACAGGACGATAAGGTCATCGCTGTCCCAACCGAGGACCCACGATACGACCATATCCAGGATCTCGACGACATTCCACAGCAAACCCGCGACGAGATTGACGAGTTCTTTTCAACGTATAAGAACCTCGAAGAGGGGAAGGAAGTGGAGACGCTCGGGTGGGAGGACAAGCAAGCTGCACAGGATGCGATCGTCCACGCACAGGAGCTCTACGAGGAGCATTTCTCGTAA
- a CDS encoding glycosyltransferase family 4 protein has protein sequence MARILVLCSRTPYPLTGGAKLRLFNTAKILATEHTVDLLIVDESPIKQYRIDTLSRVFNDVTIFSYPSHRFHLNTVLGLVSRKPLQTFYYSFNAIDEWLDNHVGRYDLLYCNHVRTTEYARRYETPKIVDFVDAISRNYAESSTGASGLWRVIYPIESSRLLRYEREVVRDFDHSFIITEADKQYIEGDNAGLPSFSVVPNGVRNEILEQTPSETGEQDNNPDNRELLVFLGKMDYFPNEDAVTYFVNEIFPLVRRHHPEAEFVIVGTQPTKKVRQLAERPGVQVTGFVEDPFEYLTKARVVVAPMRFSAGLQNKVLESMGLGKAVVTTSLGAEGIDIEEDEHLKIADTPESFAEVIRTLLVRDGLRERLGTQARQRIEETYSWSEIEPLLLDPIDAVLNQQ, from the coding sequence ATGGCACGGATACTCGTTTTGTGTTCTCGAACGCCTTATCCTCTGACAGGTGGTGCGAAGCTGCGGCTATTCAACACTGCGAAAATTCTTGCAACTGAACACACAGTAGACCTGCTGATCGTCGATGAGTCTCCCATCAAACAGTATCGGATAGACACTCTTTCTCGAGTATTCAACGACGTTACCATCTTTTCCTATCCGTCGCATCGGTTCCACCTAAATACGGTGTTGGGACTCGTCTCTCGAAAGCCCCTTCAGACGTTCTACTACTCGTTCAATGCGATTGATGAATGGCTCGACAACCACGTCGGTCGATACGATCTCTTATACTGTAACCACGTTCGGACAACCGAATACGCCCGCAGATACGAGACGCCAAAAATCGTTGACTTCGTCGATGCCATCTCCCGAAACTACGCCGAATCGAGCACGGGTGCATCTGGTCTCTGGCGAGTTATCTATCCGATCGAGAGCAGCCGCCTTCTCCGCTATGAGCGAGAAGTTGTTCGTGATTTCGATCACTCATTTATCATCACCGAAGCCGACAAGCAGTATATCGAAGGCGACAACGCTGGACTACCGTCGTTTTCTGTTGTCCCGAATGGAGTCCGAAACGAGATACTCGAACAAACACCGAGCGAAACAGGCGAACAGGACAACAATCCCGACAACAGGGAACTTCTCGTCTTTCTCGGGAAGATGGATTACTTTCCGAATGAGGACGCTGTCACGTATTTTGTGAATGAAATCTTCCCGTTGGTACGGCGTCACCACCCCGAAGCAGAGTTCGTCATCGTCGGAACGCAGCCGACGAAAAAAGTGCGCCAGCTCGCCGAGCGCCCGGGGGTTCAGGTCACTGGATTCGTCGAAGATCCGTTCGAATATCTCACGAAAGCGCGTGTCGTAGTCGCACCAATGCGGTTCAGTGCCGGTCTCCAAAACAAGGTTCTCGAATCGATGGGACTCGGAAAGGCCGTCGTGACGACATCGCTCGGAGCCGAAGGGATCGACATTGAAGAAGACGAACACCTGAAGATTGCCGACACGCCAGAGTCGTTCGCTGAGGTCATCCGGACTCTCTTGGTTCGTGATGGACTGCGAGAGCGACTGGGAACACAAGCGCGCCAACGCATCGAAGAGACGTACTCGTGGTCGGAGATCGAACCACTGCTACTTGACCCGATCGACGCTGTCCTCAACCAACAATAA
- a CDS encoding ABC transporter ATP-binding protein — protein MTNDTDLDDDSEEKTFAVQRDRVDAPIRRLFATYGREQWFPLSVGLVASLAAHLLSLVPPYILGVAVDAIFNQNDLYELPLVPQSWIPNDPIGQFWLSAGLIIATFVGGAVGAWVKGWGLNEFAQSIQHEIRVDTYDAMQRLDLGFFAEKQTGELMSILNNDVNRLEQFLNGGLNVMTMIGVTVVGVTGLLVYINWQLALVTLATVPVVAVFTHKFVQTIQPKYSEVRSTVGRLNARLENNLGGIEVIKASSAEDYEFDRVTDSSQEYYDTNWDAIRTRIMFFPGLQLSSGFGFVLTFVVGGLWVFNGPPLFFSGGFSIGNFVTFVFLSQRFVWPLAQFGEFINMYQQAVASAERVFGLMDEPSGLDIDDDAPNLTVTEGVVTYETVTFGYDEESIVEDVNFTVGGGETLALVGPTGAGKSTVLKLLLRFYDLETGTIRVDGRDIRDTSLVSLRKSIGYVSQETFLFAGTVAENVAYGSFEATRRDVIEAAKAAKAHEFIEDLPDGYDTEVGERGVKLSGGQRQRVGIARVLLQDPEILLLDEATSDVDTETELHIQESLDALLEDRTVLAIAHRLSTIKDADTILVLEDGQVVERGDHRALIARDGLYADLWGVQAGMIEDIPSR, from the coding sequence ATGACAAACGATACTGATCTCGACGATGATAGCGAAGAAAAGACGTTCGCCGTCCAGCGAGACCGGGTTGACGCTCCGATTCGCCGTCTGTTTGCAACCTATGGCAGAGAGCAGTGGTTTCCGCTCTCCGTTGGTCTTGTTGCGAGCTTAGCCGCGCATCTCCTCTCGCTCGTTCCACCGTACATTCTCGGCGTCGCTGTTGATGCGATTTTCAACCAGAACGATCTCTACGAACTCCCGTTGGTTCCACAATCGTGGATCCCGAACGATCCCATCGGACAGTTCTGGCTCTCTGCTGGACTGATCATTGCCACGTTTGTTGGCGGCGCGGTGGGCGCGTGGGTGAAGGGCTGGGGACTCAACGAATTTGCACAGTCCATCCAACACGAGATCCGCGTCGACACTTACGATGCAATGCAGCGGTTGGATCTCGGCTTTTTCGCCGAGAAACAGACGGGCGAGCTGATGAGCATCCTGAACAACGACGTCAACCGTCTCGAACAGTTCCTCAACGGCGGGCTGAACGTGATGACGATGATCGGCGTCACCGTTGTAGGCGTCACTGGGCTTCTCGTCTACATCAATTGGCAACTCGCGCTCGTGACGCTGGCGACGGTTCCGGTGGTCGCCGTGTTCACACACAAGTTCGTCCAGACCATTCAGCCAAAGTACAGCGAGGTCCGATCGACCGTCGGACGCCTCAACGCTCGACTCGAAAACAATCTCGGTGGCATCGAAGTCATCAAGGCTAGCAGCGCCGAAGATTATGAGTTCGATCGCGTCACCGACAGCTCTCAGGAGTACTACGACACGAACTGGGACGCTATTCGCACCCGCATTATGTTCTTCCCGGGGCTTCAGCTGAGTTCTGGCTTCGGCTTCGTGCTCACTTTCGTCGTTGGCGGCCTGTGGGTGTTTAACGGTCCGCCGCTTTTCTTCTCGGGCGGATTTTCGATTGGGAATTTCGTGACGTTCGTGTTTTTGAGTCAGCGATTCGTCTGGCCGCTCGCACAGTTCGGGGAGTTCATCAACATGTATCAGCAGGCGGTCGCCTCCGCTGAGCGTGTCTTCGGATTGATGGACGAACCGAGCGGACTCGATATCGACGACGACGCTCCCAATCTCACCGTTACAGAGGGCGTCGTCACATACGAGACCGTCACCTTCGGCTACGACGAGGAATCGATTGTAGAAGACGTGAACTTCACTGTCGGAGGCGGCGAGACGCTCGCGCTCGTCGGACCGACTGGTGCCGGAAAGTCCACCGTTTTGAAGCTCTTGTTACGGTTCTATGACCTCGAAACGGGCACAATCCGTGTCGATGGCCGGGATATCCGTGACACCTCCCTCGTCAGCCTTCGTAAATCGATTGGCTACGTCAGTCAAGAGACGTTCCTCTTTGCGGGTACCGTCGCGGAGAACGTCGCATACGGCTCCTTCGAGGCGACACGACGGGACGTTATCGAGGCCGCAAAAGCCGCGAAAGCACACGAGTTCATCGAGGATCTGCCAGATGGATACGATACAGAGGTTGGCGAACGTGGCGTCAAACTATCGGGGGGCCAGCGCCAGCGCGTCGGTATCGCGCGAGTGCTGCTGCAAGATCCCGAAATCTTGCTCCTCGATGAGGCGACCAGCGATGTCGATACGGAAACAGAACTCCACATCCAAGAGAGCCTTGACGCTCTCTTGGAGGATCGAACCGTACTCGCCATCGCACACCGCCTCTCGACCATCAAGGATGCAGACACCATCCTCGTCCTTGAGGATGGTCAGGTGGTCGAGCGCGGCGACCACCGAGCACTGATCGCACGGGATGGGCTGTACGCCGACCTCTGGGGAGTACAAGCCGGAATGATCGAGGATATTCCGTCGCGGTAA
- the nreA gene encoding DNA repair protein NreA: MRLDEFIDGLAYDEETRMRQLAKEKSYAITEYLADTERRIDETVQGDSLFGSTSPSIFVGRSGYPQVSAGILAPVGDEQHASEYATSGEWYQRGYTIDDVFQARTGLLNSARPTDVHVADEWNGFTGVRREVAIADRPVDVEVDLDGPPSIDLDVGRDDIATPTGPRARATGAQLTENPHVPRAVEKTLSDDDWRADGAMAYLYNRGFDVYDINTILSAGALGRTTNRRLVPTRWSITAVDDTVSQFLRGQLQNASSIDEVEVRYNEYLGNQFWVLLAPGDWEFELVEMKAPGSVWNPDRSEYWLASDREGYEGRTQYVEETAGAYYATRLGVLEHLAERDRQAKVLVLRNVTDDYWGPVGVWQVRESVRNAFSEEMATAETFHDAVRQIVPRLPVGTDALRRKSNMVAGLQTSLSSFITTNEG, from the coding sequence ATGCGGCTCGATGAGTTCATCGACGGGCTCGCGTACGACGAAGAGACCCGTATGCGTCAGTTGGCAAAGGAGAAATCCTACGCAATCACGGAGTATCTTGCCGACACTGAGCGTCGCATCGACGAGACCGTCCAAGGTGACTCACTGTTTGGGAGCACGTCCCCCTCGATTTTTGTTGGGAGATCTGGGTATCCACAAGTTTCTGCGGGCATTCTCGCCCCGGTCGGTGACGAGCAACACGCCTCCGAGTACGCGACCAGCGGAGAGTGGTACCAGCGTGGCTACACCATCGATGACGTGTTCCAAGCCAGAACCGGCCTGCTCAACTCTGCGCGACCGACCGATGTTCACGTCGCTGATGAGTGGAACGGGTTCACTGGCGTTCGACGCGAAGTCGCTATCGCCGACCGTCCAGTTGACGTGGAGGTTGATCTCGATGGACCACCCTCAATCGATCTTGACGTCGGTCGTGACGACATAGCGACGCCGACGGGACCGCGGGCGCGGGCAACTGGGGCGCAGCTCACAGAGAACCCTCACGTTCCACGAGCAGTCGAGAAGACGCTCTCAGACGATGACTGGCGCGCCGACGGAGCAATGGCGTATCTCTACAACCGTGGGTTCGACGTATACGATATCAACACCATTCTTTCGGCTGGCGCGCTCGGACGGACTACAAACCGACGACTCGTCCCGACGCGGTGGTCGATTACTGCTGTCGACGACACGGTCTCTCAGTTCTTACGGGGACAACTCCAAAACGCATCGTCCATCGACGAGGTGGAGGTCCGCTACAACGAGTATCTCGGTAATCAGTTCTGGGTGCTGCTCGCGCCGGGTGACTGGGAGTTCGAGCTCGTCGAGATGAAAGCACCAGGAAGTGTTTGGAATCCCGACCGCAGCGAGTACTGGCTCGCGAGCGACCGCGAGGGATACGAAGGACGAACGCAGTACGTCGAAGAAACCGCTGGCGCGTACTATGCGACCCGCCTTGGGGTCCTCGAACACCTCGCAGAGCGTGACCGTCAGGCGAAGGTGCTCGTGCTCCGGAACGTCACCGACGACTACTGGGGTCCGGTTGGCGTCTGGCAGGTGCGCGAATCAGTCCGGAACGCCTTCTCTGAGGAGATGGCCACCGCAGAGACGTTCCACGACGCAGTCCGACAGATCGTTCCGCGGCTTCCTGTCGGCACAGACGCCCTCCGTCGTAAATCCAATATGGTCGCGGGATTACAGACGAGTCTGAGCTCATTCATCACGACCAACGAGGGGTAG
- a CDS encoding DUF5788 family protein: protein MKEYERKQLLERIDREGATVGSSIPETIDVQGEEINLRAFVFETKRRATVPPGEQDRLDRVKRNLRRERLQRRQRIEDDAVTFETGKQLVESIIGIERALSALDSLERPDIEREIEAKEAADTKRWTKFLKQVLGSDTNTPRRNR, encoded by the coding sequence ATGAAGGAGTACGAACGGAAGCAGCTCCTCGAACGGATCGACCGCGAGGGTGCGACGGTGGGGTCGTCAATCCCGGAGACGATCGACGTGCAGGGTGAGGAAATAAATCTTCGAGCGTTCGTCTTCGAGACAAAACGACGCGCGACCGTGCCGCCGGGAGAGCAAGATCGTCTCGACCGGGTGAAACGGAATCTCAGGCGCGAGCGACTCCAGCGCAGACAGCGCATCGAGGACGATGCGGTCACCTTCGAGACTGGCAAGCAACTGGTTGAGAGCATCATTGGTATCGAGCGGGCGCTCTCAGCACTCGACTCGCTCGAACGGCCGGACATCGAACGAGAGATCGAGGCGAAGGAGGCGGCCGATACGAAGCGGTGGACGAAGTTCCTGAAACAGGTGCTCGGAAGTGACACGAACACACCACGGAGGAATCGATGA
- the rnhA gene encoding ribonuclease HI, translating into MPVIECDPGVARARLADADIDIEPGNTDHERWRAEHGGAVAVAYDTKVVIQGQTPERLVALLREAGGRAHIYFDGASRGNPGPSAVGWVIVTDDGIVSEGGKRIDDMTNNRAEYEALIHALTVAADSGFDTVVVRGDSQLIVKQVTGAWNVNDPGLRERRIRALELLEQFDEWSLTHVPREINERADKLANEALDAS; encoded by the coding sequence ATGCCGGTCATCGAGTGTGATCCCGGCGTGGCGCGCGCACGACTCGCAGACGCGGATATAGATATCGAACCGGGCAACACAGACCACGAACGCTGGCGAGCTGAGCACGGTGGCGCAGTAGCCGTTGCATACGACACCAAGGTCGTCATACAGGGTCAGACACCGGAACGGTTAGTCGCGCTGTTACGCGAAGCGGGTGGACGCGCACACATTTACTTCGACGGAGCATCACGTGGAAATCCCGGACCGTCGGCCGTCGGCTGGGTCATCGTGACGGATGATGGGATTGTCTCGGAAGGTGGCAAACGAATCGACGACATGACAAACAACCGTGCGGAGTATGAGGCGCTTATTCACGCGCTGACGGTCGCCGCAGACAGTGGATTCGATACGGTAGTCGTCCGGGGGGATTCACAGCTCATCGTCAAGCAGGTGACTGGGGCGTGGAACGTAAACGATCCGGGGCTTCGTGAACGTCGAATTCGGGCGCTCGAACTCCTCGAACAGTTCGACGAATGGTCACTGACACACGTTCCGCGGGAGATAAACGAGCGCGCAGACAAGCTTGCCAATGAGGCGCTTGATGCTTCCTGA
- a CDS encoding transcription initiation factor IIB family protein — protein MTRSTRTREREQETEHEAESTRECPECGSDHLIKSSDRGELICDDCGLVIEEEKIDPGPEWRAFNHQERQQKSRVGAPTTQTMHDKGLTTTIDWKDKDAYGRSISSKKRSQMHRLRKWQERIRTKDAGERNLQFALSEIDRMASALGVPRSVREVASVIYRRALKDDLIRGRSIEGVATAALYAACRKEGIPRSLEEISEVSRVERKEIGRTYRYISQELALEMEPVDPKKYVPRFCSELDLSEEVQAKANEIITTTAEEGLLSGKSPTGYAAAAIYAASLLCNEKKTQREVADVAQVTEVTIRNRYQEQIEAMGIHS, from the coding sequence ATGACACGGTCCACCCGTACGCGGGAGCGCGAGCAGGAAACGGAACACGAAGCAGAAAGCACGCGAGAATGTCCCGAATGCGGGTCCGACCATCTTATTAAGAGTTCAGATCGTGGTGAACTCATTTGTGACGATTGTGGACTCGTCATAGAGGAAGAAAAGATTGACCCTGGTCCTGAGTGGCGGGCGTTCAACCATCAAGAACGCCAGCAGAAGTCCCGTGTCGGAGCCCCGACGACTCAGACGATGCACGATAAGGGGCTAACGACCACCATCGACTGGAAGGACAAAGACGCCTACGGTCGGTCGATTTCTTCGAAAAAGCGCAGCCAGATGCACCGGTTGCGAAAGTGGCAAGAGCGCATTCGAACCAAGGACGCCGGTGAGCGAAACCTCCAATTCGCTCTTTCCGAGATCGACCGGATGGCCAGCGCGCTCGGCGTCCCCCGATCGGTTCGGGAAGTCGCGTCCGTCATTTATCGACGCGCGCTGAAGGACGATCTCATCCGTGGCCGATCCATCGAGGGCGTCGCTACCGCCGCACTGTACGCGGCCTGCCGCAAAGAAGGAATTCCACGGAGCCTCGAGGAGATCTCCGAAGTCTCCCGTGTCGAGCGAAAAGAAATCGGACGCACGTACCGGTATATCTCCCAAGAACTCGCCCTGGAGATGGAACCGGTCGATCCGAAGAAGTACGTCCCCCGATTTTGCTCAGAACTCGACTTATCCGAGGAAGTACAAGCAAAAGCCAACGAAATCATCACCACTACCGCAGAGGAAGGACTGCTATCGGGCAAATCCCCAACGGGATACGCCGCCGCAGCGATCTACGCTGCCTCCCTTCTCTGCAACGAGAAAAAAACCCAACGGGAAGTCGCCGACGTCGCTCAGGTGACAGAAGTCACCATCCGAAACCGGTATCAAGAGCAGATTGAGGCGATGGGTATCCACAGCTAA
- a CDS encoding rnhA operon protein, with the protein MLPENIADEAERLTRRARDASDADEAESARRQRDEVLARHGYIARERTADTTLVLYPSEWVTDGRVRIEQIETTDSAIERPLEAPGNADWEMVEAHNRTIVERVTEQHGDIHGKNAAAFADFMGNHYLKPIEEATETMCKEFLREYYPRNVWPSKKQRTIVEQSVELTLDIARE; encoded by the coding sequence ATGCTTCCTGAAAACATCGCTGATGAAGCCGAACGGTTGACGCGTCGGGCACGAGACGCGAGCGACGCGGACGAAGCGGAGAGTGCACGCCGTCAGCGCGACGAGGTCCTCGCACGCCACGGATACATCGCTCGTGAGCGCACCGCGGACACAACGCTCGTGCTCTATCCGAGCGAGTGGGTCACAGACGGACGCGTTCGTATCGAACAGATCGAAACCACAGACAGCGCAATCGAACGGCCGCTTGAGGCTCCCGGAAACGCGGATTGGGAAATGGTCGAAGCGCACAACCGGACGATTGTCGAACGCGTCACAGAGCAGCACGGAGACATCCACGGAAAAAACGCCGCTGCGTTCGCCGATTTCATGGGAAACCATTACCTGAAACCGATCGAAGAGGCGACAGAGACGATGTGTAAAGAATTCCTCAGAGAGTACTACCCGCGCAACGTGTGGCCCTCAAAAAAACAACGCACGATCGTCGAACAGTCGGTCGAACTGACGCTCGACATTGCCCGTGAGTGA
- a CDS encoding DUF5789 family protein, whose amino-acid sequence MADDEETEPIVELGEGESVEGAPLARITSRLHYGIPKSEVVRREGDKLIRTPDGPRELTDILDESDGTYFPRKQDLETAVREVIGTGPVPTAESTDE is encoded by the coding sequence ATGGCTGACGACGAGGAAACCGAACCGATCGTGGAACTCGGCGAGGGCGAATCGGTCGAGGGGGCACCGCTCGCACGCATCACCTCGCGGCTCCACTACGGCATTCCGAAAAGCGAGGTCGTTCGCCGCGAGGGAGACAAACTCATCCGCACACCCGATGGACCGCGCGAGCTCACAGATATTCTCGATGAGTCAGACGGCACGTACTTCCCACGCAAGCAAGACCTCGAAACCGCCGTCCGTGAAGTCATCGGCACTGGACCGGTTCCGACGGCCGAATCGACCGACGAGTAA